TTTCAGCCGGTATGGTGTACCACGAAAAAAAGCGGAAACTCTTTTCCAATCCCTGAGCCCCAAACCAGATGCCGTTTTTATCACTACCCACATGACCTATTGGTATTCTGGAGTCCTGGAAACAGTAAAAGTGGTAAGACAATGTTTCCCCGCTATTCCTGTCGTTCTGGGAGGCATTTATGCCACACTCCTGCCAAACCATGCCCAAAGAGTTATTCAGCCGGATTTCCTGGTCCGGGGAAATGATTTTACCAAACTTCAACAATGGTTGAAAAAACGGTTTGATCTTTCCATACCCCGATTACTCCCCTATCATCTGAGAAAAGTCTGGGATCATTTTCCAGTACTCAGACACTACCCGCTTTTCACCTCTTGGGGATGTCCATACCATTGTGCTTTCTGTGCCGGCCCCGTCCTGAACCCGGTTTTTTCACAATTTCCGGTTGAATCAATTCTTGAGGATGTGGCTTTTGCTCATGATAAACGAGGACTCACAGACTTCGTATTTTACGATGATGCTCTGTTTGTCAACCGGGAAACCCATATTAAACCTCTGCTGAAAAATATCCTTCAACGCCGGGACAGTTTAACATTTCACAGTCCGAACGGACTCTTTGCCCGTTTTATCGATGAAGAGCTGGCTGAACTTATGGCTGCCGTAAATTTTTACGAACCCCGTTTGAGTCTGGAAACTGTTTCACCCGCTTACCAGGATCTGATCAGTCATAAGGTAA
Above is a genomic segment from Candidatus Neomarinimicrobiota bacterium containing:
- a CDS encoding radical SAM protein produces the protein MSRLPHFLCVNPWIHDFAAYDLFYRPLGLLSLAESLAKGPADITVIDLLDRFNPLWSEMCPHDRDTDAGTGHFHREIIKKPAVLENIPRYFSRYGVPRKKAETLFQSLSPKPDAVFITTHMTYWYSGVLETVKVVRQCFPAIPVVLGGIYATLLPNHAQRVIQPDFLVRGNDFTKLQQWLKKRFDLSIPRLLPYHLRKVWDHFPVLRHYPLFTSWGCPYHCAFCAGPVLNPVFSQFPVESILEDVAFAHDKRGLTDFVFYDDALFVNRETHIKPLLKNILQRRDSLTFHSPNGLFARFIDEELAELMAAVNFYEPRLSLETVSPAYQDLISHKVNRKTYLKAVRHLQKAGYGQGDIITYIMMGLPDQTPKEVEETAQVALDAGSRVSLSAFSPVPGTQLWAKSGLCDTDDPLLQNNTVYWYYMENTQDWESLRLRVKEQNARLKE